AAGACGTGAGACAGGCCAGGCCCTTTTAGTCGACCTGATAGCAATGTGCAAGGACTGAGCAGGGCAGAGAATTTACTTAGTTGAATACTAAAAAGAGAGGGCCCCTTATCAGCAGGGACCCTCTCTTTTTAGATCAGATCATGGATCGAATGCTGATACCTATTTCCTAAGTTCTCCCGACTTGACCTTTGCATCAAAATCGGCAGTAAGACGCCTCATTTCCTTCGTCAGCAGAAGGAGTCCAATAAGGTTGGGGATGGCCATAAGGCCGTTCAGCGTATCGGAGAGGTCCCAAAGGTTTGTAAGTATCCCTGCTCCACCCCATCCGCCAAGTACTACGAGCACTATCCAGACTATTTTAAATGGCTTGATCATTCCGGGGCCGCATAGATAGACAAGGGCAGTCTCTCCGTACCAGTACCAGCCAAGGATCGTTGAGAAGGCAAATAGGGAAAGTCCAAGCGAAAGTATCATTGTTCCAGCCCCTCCAAGTGTCATCGAGAAAGCCGAGAGCGAAAGCTGTGCTCCCGTGAGCTCAGGCTGGCTGGTCAGAACGCCTGTCGTGAGTATCGCTGTAGCGGTAAGAGTACAGATAACTATAGTATCCATGAAAACTTCAAAAATTCCGTACAGCCCCTGGCGTACAGGATGGTCGACCCTGGCTGTACAGTGGACCATAGGAGCGGAACCAAGACCAGCTTCGTTGGAGAAAACGCCGCGTGCTATACCGCGGGTTATAGCTGTCTTGACCGCCCAGCCTGCAAGAGCACCCGGCAGTGCCATAGGATCTCCGAAGGCTCCTTCAAATGCCATTGATATCGCTCCGGGTACTGCGTCAAGGTGATTGAAGATAACTGCAAAAGCTCCTATTATGTAGAAGATCGCCATGAAGGGAACGAGGTATACTGTTACTGTTGCAATACTTGTAAGTCCGCCCCATATAACGAGACCTGTCAAGACGGCAAGCGCTACCGCAGTGTATATGTGCGGAACGCCGAACCCAAGGAAAATACCCTCGGCAGTTGAGTTTGCCTGTACCATGTTTCCTATGCCGAAAGAGGCCAGGAATGCAAAAAGGGCAAAGATCACAGCCAGCCATTTCATCCCAAGTCCTTTCTCAAGGATATACATGGTGCCGCCCCTGTACTGTCCCAGTTCATCCTTTTCACGGAACCGGACAGCAAGAGTAACTTCACAGAATTTCGTCGTCATGCCGAAGATCGCAGAGATCAGCATCCAGACAAGTGCGCCAGGGCCTCCGAGGTGAAGGGCTGTCGCGACACCGGCGATGTTGCCTGTTCCGACTGTCGCAGCAAGGGCTGTTGCCATAGCTGCGAAGGAGGATATGCTGCCCTCTTCTGCACTTTTCTCCCTTAATCTTCCAATAACTTCCCTAAGCATTGCCCCGAAATAACGTATCTGCGGAAAACCAAGGATGAAAGTAAACCACACACCTGTACCCACAAGCAGGGTAAGCATCCATGGGCCCCAGACGATCCCATTAATAATACCGTTGAGTTTCCATATCGCTTCCACGAAAAACTCCTCCTTATAATTTAAATAATAAAGCAAAAAAACAGGGGAAATACCCCATACTCCTTTGACAGATTATCACGCTGCATTAAATTTGTCTACGATTTTTTATAATTTAAGTCAATTGTTAAGCTGATACCAAAGTCATAAATTAAAGAACGCCGCCATTCAAAGTTTAAACCCGTTCTAAACTAACTGGCTATTAAACAATTTCCCCCTGCAAGTCACCTCCTCGTTACAATCATTTTAATTGTCAGGTATAAATGAGGTCTATTAACAACCTGAATATTCTAAATTTTACAAATAAAATGGCGGTAAGACAAGATAGTGAATTTTAACTTTAATGTAATAAATTCACGGCTTTATTTCAAACATTATTTCAAACGCTTATTGATTTATCCGCTTTGCTGATATAAAATTTGAAAGCTGAAAATCTACATGCAGACCAAATTGATAACTAAAATTATTGCAAACAAATAATTTATTACAGCAAGGCGGGAAAACCTGTTGAAAAAGCTGCTAAAAGGAAAAGTCCACACTTTTGCTGCAGTGCTTCTGGTGATCGGTGCAATATTTTCTGTCCCGGCTTTTTTTTTGTATCAAAATGTCGAAAAGATAGTACTCAAAGAAACAAACAAAAAGGCAGGAACTGTCGCAGTTTCAATATCAAAATTTATTGAACAGGATATAGATGAATATGAAAAGCTTTCCGACGCCGTCGCCAAAAACTTACCTGGCAATTACAACATGGATTACTACAAAAAAATGTCCGGACTCCTCAGAGATATCAAAAAAGAGCCGGAGGCAAAATTCATCTACACGGAAAGATTGATCTCTGAGGATAAAATAGCGTATGTGCTTGACGCAGAAGACCCATCAAGTGAGCACTACTGCCCTTTGGGAACAAAGGACAACATGTCGGACCTGGAAAAGAAAAGTTTAAAAAAAGAAGAAGGCTCTGTCTCGGGCTCAGTTGAGTATGAGAGATGGGGTAAACTGATATCTGCTTTTGCTCCTATAAAAAACAAAACGACAGGTGAAACGGTCGGGCTGGTGGGGGTAGATTTTTCGCCGCTATATGTCGATAGGGCCATGACAGGGATCAGGGCTCTGATAATCGCTGGTCTTCTTGGAGCTATACTGCTTGCCGGTATTGCTGTCAATGTGCTGCTTGCAATAAGGCAAAAAAGTATCAACACAGACTATATGACCAAGCTGTATAACAAGTGTTATTTCGACACTTGCATCAAAACAGCTGTCAAGGAAGCATCAAAATGCGGAAGATCTTTTTCTCTGATGGTAATAGATATCGATGACTTCAAGGATATCAACGACCGTTTCGGACATTTGACAGGAGATGAGGTCCTTAAAGAGATAGCTGCATCGATCAAAAAGTGTATAAGGGATGATGACCTCTGTTTCCGCTATGGAGGAGACGAATTTGTCATAATCCTGCCTAATACGACAAAAGAACAGGCAGGAGTCATTGGGGAAAGGATACAGTCAACGCTTCTTTCCAATGACCTTGGAAGTGAAGGGCTGTCAGATATCAGGATATCACTGAGCATCGGCATCGCCCAGTGGGAACCCGGCGTAAGCGCCTCCGACCTGACAGAATGGGCAGACAAAGCAATGTATTCCTCCAAGAACAAAGGAAAAAACCAGATGACGCTCTCGTGCAGCGAGAAGTAGCTCGAGAGGCAGTGACATGGAACATGCCACGTGAAACTGCCGGAAGATCACCGGCGTAAAACAATTGTGAAACGGTCGAGAGAAACCTCACGGGAGTCAGTTGCAAATCGATTGGAAATCAATTGGGAATCGGTCGTTGGGACGGACGGAACGTGAGACAAGGCCGGACGTGGATCCCCGCATCTCAAAACGCATTCGAAATGTTTTGAGCACTAAGGTTAATTTTACAAGTTTTACTAATCGGAAAACAGTGCTCCCCCAACA
This region of Synergistetes bacterium HGW-Synergistetes-1 genomic DNA includes:
- a CDS encoding sodium:alanine symporter family protein, with product MEAIWKLNGIINGIVWGPWMLTLLVGTGVWFTFILGFPQIRYFGAMLREVIGRLREKSAEEGSISSFAAMATALAATVGTGNIAGVATALHLGGPGALVWMLISAIFGMTTKFCEVTLAVRFREKDELGQYRGGTMYILEKGLGMKWLAVIFALFAFLASFGIGNMVQANSTAEGIFLGFGVPHIYTAVALAVLTGLVIWGGLTSIATVTVYLVPFMAIFYIIGAFAVIFNHLDAVPGAISMAFEGAFGDPMALPGALAGWAVKTAITRGIARGVFSNEAGLGSAPMVHCTARVDHPVRQGLYGIFEVFMDTIVICTLTATAILTTGVLTSQPELTGAQLSLSAFSMTLGGAGTMILSLGLSLFAFSTILGWYWYGETALVYLCGPGMIKPFKIVWIVLVVLGGWGGAGILTNLWDLSDTLNGLMAIPNLIGLLLLTKEMRRLTADFDAKVKSGELRK